In the Girardinichthys multiradiatus isolate DD_20200921_A chromosome 4, DD_fGirMul_XY1, whole genome shotgun sequence genome, one interval contains:
- the LOC124866513 gene encoding transmembrane protein 138-like, with product MLHASNYSLVLLIQLSLLWFDLFVNSFSELLRTEPAVQLVLFIMQDICILFNLIIILLMLLNTYVFQVGLVAILLERFRALLMLSALYLTFSIILHSWLMNLRWLNTNRFVWTDGLQVLFVFQRSASVLYYYFYKRTSEYLGDPRLYEDSPWLREMLARSRQ from the exons ATGCTCCATGCCAGCAATTACTCCCTTGTGTTGTTGATTCAGCTCAGTCTGCTCTGGTTTGACCTGTTTGTCAACTCCTTCAGCGAACTGCTGAGGACTGAACCTGCTGTCCAGTTGGTGCTTTTCAT CATGCAGGACATTTGCATCTTATTTAACTTGATCATCATTCTGTTGATGCTGTTGAACACCTACGTGTTCCAGGTTGGCCTGGTTGCCATCCTGCTGGAACGATTTAGAGCCCTGCTAATGCTTTCCGCTCTCTACCTGACCTTCAGTATCATACTTCATTCCTGGCTTATG AATCTGCGCTGGctaaacacaaacagatttgTTTGGACAGACGGTCTTCAggtgctgtttgtgtttcaaaGATCTG CTTCTGTGTTGTACTACTACTTCTACAAGAGGACCTCAGAGTATCTGGGTGACCCCCGTCTCTATGAGGATTCACCCTGGCTGAGAGAAATGTTGGCTCGGTCCCGACAGTGA